In Marasmius oreades isolate 03SP1 chromosome 1, whole genome shotgun sequence, one DNA window encodes the following:
- a CDS encoding uncharacterized protein (CAZy:AA3): MWLSTTTALVLVLASIQLNTCYAQQSQELERRFSVDGAVAEAYDYVVVGGGQSGLAVASRLTEDSSVSVLVIEAGDNGDALRKDIDTPSSTYFKPITGTNNDWQYQTLPENNTNNRIVWWPRGKVVGGTSAMNAMYMVRPSQLEVDAWGKVAGDSNRWGWNSLLAGMKKSETFTPPQDDVKNIAKIQFDASSHGTNGPIHTSYPPFGFVQYGQFLDAMNNVGIWNNPDAMSGKNWGAWTTGTFINPANWTRSYSRTGYIDVLPQRANLNIITSSTVTKILFRSDSDSTATGVEFARGKDAARQTVKANREVILSSGAIGTPHLLLLSGIGPKDVLTAAGVKVQVDLPGVGQHLQDHITNSVTWNTTVDTAGSLFKSGTKSAEFLAHVNSGVAYINATYLFGDAATFQKQVADQYTSSLSTALLSQDPTVVEGYKTRYDVISKQIIPSEVGLVELLINLMGETTTSIGVALQHPLSQGRVYINSSSVFDPPLIQPNYLAHPADIVMLREGLKLARRLGSTSPFNTTLRNETSPGSNVQSDEDWDKWIAATTWTQFHPGCTAAMFPKNQGGVVDTSLKVYGTNKLRVVDGSVFPFLFSTHLGAPTYGVAEIGSTIVASAKNSAVSSIPKGSWSWLDLFHGLPSSKGQ, from the exons ATGTGGCTCTCAACGACCACAGCACTAGTGCTAGTGCTCGCTTCCATTCAGCTCAACACTTGCTACGCTCAACAGTCACAAGAACTCGAACGTCGCTTTTCTGTAGATGGAGCTGTTGCAGAGGCGTATGATTATGTTGTCGTTGGCGGTGGGCAGTCGGGGTTGGCTGTAGCTTCCCGACTTACGGAGGATTCATCAGTGTCAGTGTTGGTTATTGAAGCCGGCGACAACGGGGACGCGCTCAGGAAGGATATTG ACACTCCTTCTTCAACCTACTTCAAACCAATCACTGGCACGAACAACGATTGGCAATATCAGACGCTTCCTGAGAATAACACCAATAATCGTATTGTGTGGTGGCCTCGAGGAAAAGTAGTGGGAGGTACTTCTGCCATGAACGCGATGTACATGGTACGACCTTCTCAGCTCGAAGTTGACGCGTGGGGTAAGGTGGCGGGGGATTCAAATAGATGGGGTTGGAATTCGCTTTTGGCCGGGATGAAAAAGTCAGAAACGTTCACACCACCCCAGGATGACGTGAAAAATATCGCCAAGATTCAGTTTGACGCTAGTAGCCATGGAACCAACGGGCCTATTCATACCAGCTACCCACCTTT TGGATTCGTACAGTACGGCCAATTCCTCGATGCCATGAACAATGTAGGAATCTGGAACAACCCCGACGCCATGTCTGGCAAGAACTGGGGAGCGTGGACGACAGGCACTTTCATTAACCCAGCAAACTGGACCCGTTCGTACTCCCGAACCGGTTATATTGACGTATTGCCACAACGCGCCAATCTCAACATCATCACCAGTTCCACCGTTACCAAGATACTCTTCCGTTCTGATAGTGACTCGACGGCTACCGGTGTAGAGTTCGCTCGGGGAAAGGATGCGGCGAGACAGACGGTGAAGGCGAACCGAGAAGTTATACTATCATCGGGGGCTATCGGGACTCCACATCTGTTGCTTCTCAGTGGGATTGGACCGAAAGATGTGTTGACCGCTGCTGGCGTCAAGGTTCAGGTTGACCTTCCGGGTGTGGGACAGCATCTTCAAGATCATATT ACCAACTCGGTTACCTGGAACACAACCGTTGATACAGCTGGGTCACTTTTCAAAAGTGGTACG AAATCAGCAGAATTCCTTGCTCACGTCAACTCTGGGGTTGCATATATAAATGCAACTTACCTCTTCGGCGACGCCGCCACGTTTCAAAAGCAGGTTGCTGACCAATATACCTCATCATTGTCGACAGCACTGCTCTCCCAAGATCCTACGGTTGTTGAAGGCTACAAAACGAGATACGATGTCATTTCCAAGCAGATTATTCCCAGTGAAGTTGGTTTAGTGGAGCTCTTGATCAACTTGATGGGTGAAACGACGACATCCATTGGCGTTGCCCTCCAACATCCTCTGAG TCAAGGTCGCGTCTACATCAACTCCTCTTCAGTCTTCGACCCTCCTCTTATTCAGCCTAACTATCTGGCTCACCCTGCTG ACATCGTTATGCTCCGAGAAGGCCTCAAACTTGCCCGCAGACTTGGCTCGACCTCACCCTTCAACACTACCCTGCGCAACGAAACTTCTCCCGGATCAAATGTCCAGTCAGACGAAGACTGGGATAAATGGATTGCTGCAACCACGTGGACGCAGTTCCACCCCGGCTGTACTGCTGCTATGTTTCCAAAGAACCAAGGAGGTGTTGTTGATACCTCTTTGAAGGTTTACGGAACGA ACAAACTGCGTGTCGTCGACGGCTCcgtgtttccgttccttttcTCTACACAT CTGGGTGCTCCAACATACGGTGTAGCAGAAATCGGGTCGACTATCGTCGCATCTGCAAAGAACTCAGCCGTGTCCTCCATACCAAAAGGCTCGTGGTCGTGGTTAG ATCTCTTTCATGGACTGCCCTCATCAAAAGGACAATAA
- a CDS encoding uncharacterized protein (CAZy:AA3) produces MWLSTTTALVLVLASIQLNTCYAQQSQELERRFSVDGAVAEAYDYVVVGGGQSGLAVASRLTEDSSVSVLVIEAGDNGDALRKDIDTPSSTYFKPITGTNNDWQYQTLPENNTNNRIVWWPRGKVVGGTSAMNAMYMVRPSQLEVDAWGKVAGDSNRWGWNSLLAGMKKSETFTPPQDDVKNIAKIQFDASSHGTNGPIHTSYPPFGFVQYGQFLDAMNNVGIWNNPDAMSGKNWGAWTTGTFINPANWTRSYSRTGYIDVLPQRANLNIITSSTVTKILFRSDSDSTATGVEFARGKDAARQTVKANREVILSSGAIGTPHLLLLSGIGPKDVLTAAGVKVQVDLPGVGQHLQDHITNSVTWNTTVDTAGSLFKSGTKSAEFLAHVNSGVAYINATYLFGDAATFQKQVADQYTSSLSTALLSQDPTVVEGYKTRYDVISKQIIPSEVGLVELLINLMGETTTSIGVALQHPLSQGRVYINSSSVFDPPLIQPNYLAHPAGLHFFARFGFPPEVLPIDIFSPLDIVMLREGLKLARRLGSTSPFNTTLRNETSPGSNVQSDEDWDKWIAATTWTQFHPGCTAAMFPKNQGGVVDTSLKVYGTNKLRVVDGSVFPFLFSTHLGAPTYGVAEIGSTIVASAKNSAVSSIPKGSWSWLGLFAFIGIVMSA; encoded by the exons ATGTGGCTCTCAACGACCACAGCACTAGTGCTAGTGCTCGCTTCCATTCAGCTCAACACTTGCTACGCTCAACAGTCACAAGAACTCGAACGTCGCTTTTCTGTAGATGGAGCTGTTGCAGAGGCGTATGATTATGTTGTCGTTGGCGGTGGGCAGTCGGGGTTGGCTGTAGCTTCCCGACTTACGGAGGATTCATCAGTGTCAGTGTTGGTTATTGAAGCCGGCGACAACGGGGACGCGCTCAGGAAGGATATTG ACACTCCTTCTTCAACCTACTTCAAACCAATCACTGGCACGAACAACGATTGGCAATATCAGACGCTTCCTGAGAATAACACCAATAATCGTATTGTGTGGTGGCCTCGAGGAAAAGTAGTGGGAGGTACTTCTGCCATGAACGCGATGTACATGGTACGACCTTCTCAGCTCGAAGTTGACGCGTGGGGTAAGGTGGCGGGGGATTCAAATAGATGGGGTTGGAATTCGCTTTTGGCCGGGATGAAAAAGTCAGAAACGTTCACACCACCCCAGGATGACGTGAAAAATATCGCCAAGATTCAGTTTGACGCTAGTAGCCATGGAACCAACGGGCCTATTCATACCAGCTACCCACCTTT TGGATTCGTACAGTACGGCCAATTCCTCGATGCCATGAACAATGTAGGAATCTGGAACAACCCCGACGCCATGTCTGGCAAGAACTGGGGAGCGTGGACGACAGGCACTTTCATTAACCCAGCAAACTGGACCCGTTCGTACTCCCGAACCGGTTATATTGACGTATTGCCACAACGCGCCAATCTCAACATCATCACCAGTTCCACCGTTACCAAGATACTCTTCCGTTCTGATAGTGACTCGACGGCTACCGGTGTAGAGTTCGCTCGGGGAAAGGATGCGGCGAGACAGACGGTGAAGGCGAACCGAGAAGTTATACTATCATCGGGGGCTATCGGGACTCCACATCTGTTGCTTCTCAGTGGGATTGGACCGAAAGATGTGTTGACCGCTGCTGGCGTCAAGGTTCAGGTTGACCTTCCGGGTGTGGGACAGCATCTTCAAGATCATATT ACCAACTCGGTTACCTGGAACACAACCGTTGATACAGCTGGGTCACTTTTCAAAAGTGGTACG AAATCAGCAGAATTCCTTGCTCACGTCAACTCTGGGGTTGCATATATAAATGCAACTTACCTCTTCGGCGACGCCGCCACGTTTCAAAAGCAGGTTGCTGACCAATATACCTCATCATTGTCGACAGCACTGCTCTCCCAAGATCCTACGGTTGTTGAAGGCTACAAAACGAGATACGATGTCATTTCCAAGCAGATTATTCCCAGTGAAGTTGGTTTAGTGGAGCTCTTGATCAACTTGATGGGTGAAACGACGACATCCATTGGCGTTGCCCTCCAACATCCTCTGAG TCAAGGTCGCGTCTACATCAACTCCTCTTCAGTCTTCGACCCTCCTCTTATTCAGCCTAACTATCTGGCTCACCCTGCTGGTTTGCATTTTTTTGCTCGCTTTGGTTTTCCTCCTGAGGTTCTCCCAATTGACATCTTTTCTCCTCTAGACATCGTTATGCTCCGAGAAGGCCTCAAACTTGCCCGCAGACTTGGCTCGACCTCACCCTTCAACACTACCCTGCGCAACGAAACTTCTCCCGGATCAAATGTCCAGTCAGACGAAGACTGGGATAAATGGATTGCTGCAACCACGTGGACGCAGTTCCACCCCGGCTGTACTGCTGCTATGTTTCCAAAGAACCAAGGAGGTGTTGTTGATACCTCTTTGAAGGTTTACGGAACGA ACAAACTGCGTGTCGTCGACGGCTCcgtgtttccgttccttttcTCTACACAT CTGGGTGCTCCAACATACGGTGTAGCAGAAATCGGGTCGACTATCGTCGCATCTGCAAAGAACTCAGCCGTGTCCTCCATACCAAAAGGCTCGTGGTCGTGGTTAGGTCTGTTCGCATTCATTGGCATTGTAATGTCCGCGTAG